From Tautonia marina, one genomic window encodes:
- a CDS encoding DUF2092 domain-containing protein — MLSIVPTLLLALAVPTTPVQEDAPPAPGANDPKLIAAYERLVEYLAGLEAFDLTVRLDWKVEGPRDDDQAGTNLYRLQVQRPGHFRIEVRPGDRPEPSLIVVGDGQTATTFYTARALYSQAEQLNDPAAALERNPIVAISISGSLIDTLMRPDLVDLVQSHATDGAFLGTEEVEGQTLDRYSLSWRGDEEELWIGPDAEPLPRKLVRILTVPSGEDRADRLITTATFDWTLGGPIPDEAFALELPDDAKEVEDIYSALANGATGTLIGGPAPELDLNRLDGSKTNLAFHANRDVVVLCFWASWANPCLDLLPRLSTALKPYRERGVVCDAINVGEEPDEIRRTLDALELDLAVPLDPDGRATDAYGVTSIPTLVLIARDGTVQAVHLGTGDAVLDTLTTQLDTLLDGRPIAPAPAPAP, encoded by the coding sequence ATGCTTTCGATCGTCCCGACGCTCCTCCTGGCGCTGGCGGTTCCCACGACCCCTGTTCAGGAAGACGCTCCGCCGGCTCCCGGCGCCAACGACCCGAAACTGATCGCGGCCTACGAACGGCTCGTCGAATACCTCGCCGGGCTGGAGGCGTTCGACCTGACCGTGCGGCTCGACTGGAAGGTCGAAGGGCCTCGCGACGACGACCAGGCCGGCACCAACCTCTACCGGCTCCAGGTGCAGCGCCCCGGCCACTTCCGGATTGAGGTCCGCCCCGGCGACCGTCCCGAGCCGAGCTTGATCGTCGTCGGCGACGGCCAGACCGCCACCACCTTCTACACCGCCAGGGCCCTCTACTCGCAGGCCGAACAGCTCAACGACCCCGCCGCGGCCCTGGAACGGAACCCGATCGTCGCCATCAGCATCAGCGGATCGCTCATTGACACCCTCATGCGTCCCGACCTCGTCGATCTCGTCCAGTCTCACGCGACCGACGGCGCCTTCCTCGGGACCGAGGAGGTCGAGGGCCAGACGCTCGATCGCTACTCCTTGAGTTGGCGAGGGGACGAGGAGGAACTCTGGATCGGACCCGACGCCGAGCCTTTGCCCCGGAAGCTCGTCCGCATCCTCACCGTCCCCTCGGGAGAAGACCGCGCCGACCGGCTCATCACCACCGCCACCTTCGACTGGACCCTCGGCGGGCCGATCCCCGACGAGGCATTCGCCCTGGAATTGCCCGACGATGCAAAGGAGGTCGAGGACATCTACTCCGCCCTCGCCAACGGCGCAACCGGCACCCTGATCGGTGGCCCTGCCCCCGAGCTCGACCTCAACCGCCTCGACGGGAGCAAGACGAACCTGGCCTTCCACGCCAATCGCGATGTCGTCGTCCTCTGCTTCTGGGCGAGCTGGGCCAATCCTTGCCTCGACCTGCTCCCTCGCCTTTCGACCGCTTTGAAACCGTACCGTGAGCGCGGGGTTGTCTGCGACGCCATCAATGTCGGCGAGGAGCCCGACGAGATCCGCCGCACCCTCGACGCCCTGGAACTCGATCTGGCCGTTCCCCTCGACCCCGACGGCCGAGCCACCGACGCCTACGGCGTGACCTCGATCCCGACCCTCGTCCTCATCGCCAGGGACGGCACCGTTCAGGCCGTCCACCTCGGCACCGGCGACGCCGTGCTCGACACGCTCACCACCCAGCTCGACACCCTGCTCGACGGCCGCCCCATCGCCCCCGCTCCCGCCCCTGCCCCCTGA
- a CDS encoding FAD-dependent oxidoreductase, which produces MTFLLLIAAVSSTPLSSIEPSEPFDVVVYGGTSAGIAAAVQADRMGKSVVVVSPDVHLGGLSSGGLGWTDSGRKDGIGGLSREFYHRVWQKYQEPDAWRWQSRDDYGNKGQGTPAIDGENRTMWIFEPHIAEAVFEDLVAEHEIPVVRDAWLDRDGGVEKDGNRILSITTLDGRTFHGTMFIDASYEGDLMAAAGVSYTVGRESNAQYGETLNGVQKKRAVSHQFDFPVDPYVVPGDPSSGLLPLIHDEDPGTDGEGDHRLQAYCFRMCLTDHPENRVPFEKPEGYDPNQYELLRRYLQGGFKGVFNKFDPIPNHKTDTNNHGAFSTDNIGMNYDYPEASYERRREIIAEHEQYQKGLMYFLANDPDIPDDIRSKAASYGLSRDEFTDNGHWPHQIYVREARRMVSDFVMTERHLRGIDATPDSVGMGSYNMDSHNVQRYVDENGHARNEGDIQISPGGPYQISYRALVPKETECANLVVPVCLSSSHIAYGSIRMEPVFMILGQSAATGAVLAIDHETSVQDIPTEALLNRLVEDGQVLDLPDSTSNRPNVSFESSELDGIVIDDEQAELVGNWGISSVVRPFVDLGYRHDGNEQKGDKAATYRATLEPGSYEVRLAYAPTSNRATNVPIVIHHANGHTALTINQRQSPSGPGPFQSLGIFRFDGESSVEIRTEGTNGHVILDAVQFLPK; this is translated from the coding sequence ATGACGTTCCTGCTCCTGATCGCTGCCGTGTCCTCAACCCCTCTCTCCTCGATCGAGCCGTCCGAGCCATTCGACGTCGTTGTCTACGGCGGCACGTCGGCGGGCATCGCCGCGGCGGTGCAGGCCGACCGCATGGGCAAGTCCGTCGTGGTCGTCTCGCCCGATGTTCACCTCGGCGGCCTCTCCAGCGGCGGCCTCGGCTGGACCGATAGCGGTCGCAAGGACGGCATCGGCGGCCTCTCCCGAGAGTTCTACCACCGCGTCTGGCAAAAGTACCAGGAACCCGACGCCTGGCGCTGGCAGTCGCGCGACGACTACGGCAACAAGGGGCAGGGGACCCCCGCCATCGACGGCGAGAATCGGACCATGTGGATCTTCGAGCCCCACATTGCCGAAGCGGTCTTCGAGGACCTCGTCGCCGAGCATGAGATCCCGGTCGTCCGAGACGCCTGGCTCGACCGCGACGGCGGCGTCGAGAAAGACGGCAACCGCATTCTCAGCATCACGACCCTGGACGGCCGGACCTTTCACGGCACCATGTTCATCGACGCCTCGTATGAAGGAGACCTGATGGCCGCCGCCGGTGTCTCCTACACGGTCGGCCGCGAATCGAACGCCCAGTACGGCGAAACCCTCAACGGCGTCCAGAAGAAACGGGCTGTCAGCCACCAGTTCGATTTCCCGGTCGATCCGTACGTAGTGCCCGGCGACCCCTCCAGCGGCTTGCTCCCTCTCATCCACGACGAGGACCCCGGCACCGATGGCGAAGGTGACCACCGCCTCCAGGCCTATTGCTTCCGGATGTGCCTGACCGATCACCCCGAGAACCGCGTCCCTTTTGAAAAACCCGAAGGCTACGACCCGAATCAGTACGAGCTGCTCCGCCGCTACCTGCAAGGCGGCTTCAAGGGGGTCTTCAACAAGTTCGACCCGATTCCGAACCACAAGACCGACACCAACAACCACGGCGCCTTCTCGACCGACAACATCGGCATGAACTACGACTATCCCGAAGCCTCGTACGAGCGCCGTCGGGAGATCATCGCCGAGCACGAGCAGTATCAAAAAGGCCTGATGTACTTCCTCGCCAACGATCCCGACATCCCCGACGATATCCGCTCGAAGGCCGCCAGCTACGGCCTCTCCCGCGACGAATTCACCGACAACGGCCACTGGCCGCATCAGATCTATGTGCGGGAAGCCCGCCGGATGGTCTCCGACTTCGTCATGACCGAGCGGCACCTGCGAGGGATCGACGCAACGCCCGACTCCGTCGGCATGGGCTCGTACAACATGGACAGCCATAACGTTCAGCGTTATGTCGATGAAAATGGCCACGCCCGGAACGAGGGGGACATTCAGATCAGCCCCGGCGGTCCTTACCAGATCAGCTACCGGGCCCTCGTGCCGAAGGAAACCGAGTGCGCCAACCTCGTCGTGCCGGTCTGTCTCTCCTCGTCGCACATTGCCTACGGGTCGATTCGGATGGAGCCGGTCTTCATGATCCTCGGCCAGTCGGCCGCCACCGGGGCGGTCCTGGCGATCGATCACGAGACCTCCGTTCAGGACATCCCGACCGAGGCGCTTCTCAACCGCCTGGTCGAAGACGGCCAGGTGCTCGACCTGCCCGACTCGACCTCGAACCGCCCGAACGTCTCGTTTGAGTCGTCCGAACTTGACGGGATCGTCATCGACGACGAGCAGGCCGAACTGGTCGGCAACTGGGGGATCAGCTCGGTGGTCCGGCCGTTCGTCGATCTTGGCTACCGGCACGACGGCAACGAGCAGAAAGGGGACAAGGCCGCCACCTACCGCGCGACCCTCGAACCGGGATCGTACGAGGTCCGATTAGCCTACGCGCCGACCTCAAACCGAGCCACGAATGTTCCGATCGTCATTCACCACGCCAACGGGCACACCGCATTGACGATCAATCAGCGGCAATCCCCCTCCGGCCCCGGCCCGTTCCAATCGCTCGGCATCTTTCGATTCGACGGCGAATCGAGTGTTGAGATCCGGACCGAGGGGACCAACGGTCACGTCATTCTCGACGCCGTGCAGTTTCTCCCGAAGTGA
- a CDS encoding PKD domain-containing protein, translating to MLILPFVSAMQRSRSFHLRPELQRLEPRALLTTFTLTSPTQGGLLPEGVSPVGGVVIDLIGTNGRRVVSQIRASDLFVGNFSRGEPAEFRGNPGTIGVRSGFSPAVVDALGSSLAELSVRLTVDDGDTGPGDFDREDNTLLLNGIPVGRFDQVTTVETNSLGTVILSKNLEGGFRNDRVDTGFFHVTDPEVLRLVLDTIRDTGQVAVQLLDDDPIDNYFDFTVGIDAGLIDVDLPPEPQNQAPRITSIEFEEPIVEGQPVRVIVVASDPDANDALSFAFSLEGDGRIEPSDEPGQAWLTVPQEGDVRLAVRVEDELGAFDEADRSLVVRNRAPSVTLPATQDTIEGRETILAVGAFDDPGAEDRWAVEVDWGDGSAIEAFEVDQPGLLPNRSHRYLQDGDYTITVRLHDGTDQAAASALVRVRNAPPELRQVRVPGTVTLGDALTITAEIADPGSLDPLAVAIDWGIGEPSRLVLPPGSTSVDATYHYDRIGSFFVTVSVVDDRDAAAVLAVPVTVEPPKPPSLPTFRFDPEPVAAPPSAAQQLAEALLPARSVEPTVETLLGSPSDPGAPAPAIPPPEAAPIAILIGQDAPDPAPRSFSPAVGEAPVPIASAEEPSPAPPPAAAAPDSSEVAAAEAQADAELGSEDIVSAPGSPSTVDAVADSDAPTAPSSVVLASAEGADAAAADAASSTGAAEDSDADSGSKAMRATVLIVAALTVRRGGTRIRKSLRSASVRSARF from the coding sequence ATGCTCATTTTGCCGTTTGTTTCTGCCATGCAACGCTCCCGATCCTTCCACCTCCGGCCCGAGCTGCAACGGCTCGAACCGCGGGCCTTGTTGACGACGTTCACCCTGACGTCGCCCACACAAGGCGGCCTGCTGCCCGAAGGGGTTTCGCCGGTCGGCGGGGTCGTGATCGATCTGATCGGGACGAACGGGCGGCGCGTCGTCTCCCAGATCCGGGCCAGCGATCTGTTCGTCGGAAACTTTTCCCGGGGAGAACCGGCCGAGTTCCGCGGCAATCCGGGCACGATCGGCGTGCGATCCGGCTTCTCCCCGGCGGTGGTCGATGCCCTTGGCAGTTCCCTGGCCGAGCTGAGCGTTCGCCTGACCGTCGACGACGGCGACACCGGCCCCGGCGATTTCGACCGAGAAGACAACACCCTCCTGCTCAACGGTATTCCCGTCGGCCGGTTCGACCAGGTCACAACGGTCGAAACCAACTCCTTGGGAACGGTCATCCTTTCCAAAAACCTTGAAGGGGGATTCCGAAACGATCGGGTCGACACCGGCTTTTTCCACGTGACCGATCCCGAGGTTCTTCGCCTCGTCCTCGACACGATTCGGGACACCGGCCAGGTCGCCGTGCAACTCCTCGACGACGATCCGATCGACAATTACTTCGACTTCACGGTCGGGATCGACGCCGGCCTGATCGACGTCGACCTGCCCCCCGAACCCCAAAATCAGGCGCCCCGCATCACGTCGATTGAGTTCGAGGAACCGATCGTTGAGGGTCAGCCGGTTCGGGTGATCGTCGTCGCCTCAGATCCCGATGCGAACGATGCGCTCTCCTTCGCCTTCTCCCTGGAGGGAGACGGCCGGATCGAGCCGTCCGACGAGCCCGGCCAGGCCTGGCTGACCGTTCCCCAGGAGGGCGATGTTCGCCTCGCGGTGCGGGTCGAGGATGAGCTGGGAGCCTTCGACGAGGCCGATCGGTCCCTCGTTGTCCGCAACCGTGCCCCCTCGGTCACGCTCCCCGCAACCCAGGACACCATCGAAGGCCGCGAAACCATTCTCGCCGTCGGAGCGTTCGATGACCCGGGCGCCGAGGATCGCTGGGCGGTCGAGGTCGATTGGGGAGACGGTTCGGCCATCGAAGCGTTCGAGGTCGATCAGCCCGGCCTGTTGCCAAATCGGTCTCATCGCTACCTTCAGGATGGCGACTACACCATCACGGTTCGCCTGCACGATGGAACGGACCAGGCCGCCGCCTCGGCCCTGGTCCGGGTGCGCAACGCCCCTCCCGAGCTTCGCCAGGTCCGCGTTCCCGGCACCGTCACGCTGGGAGACGCGCTCACGATCACCGCCGAGATCGCCGATCCGGGGAGCCTCGACCCGCTCGCGGTCGCAATCGACTGGGGAATCGGCGAGCCTTCTCGGCTCGTCCTGCCTCCCGGCTCCACGTCGGTCGACGCCACGTATCATTATGATCGCATAGGGTCCTTCTTCGTCACGGTCTCGGTGGTCGATGATCGGGACGCGGCGGCCGTGCTGGCCGTGCCGGTGACGGTCGAGCCCCCCAAGCCTCCTTCGCTTCCCACCTTCCGATTCGATCCCGAGCCGGTGGCCGCCCCCCCCTCCGCCGCCCAGCAGCTGGCCGAGGCCCTGCTGCCGGCTCGCTCGGTCGAGCCGACGGTCGAGACCCTGCTCGGATCGCCGAGCGATCCCGGAGCCCCGGCCCCGGCGATTCCGCCGCCCGAGGCCGCTCCCATCGCGATTCTGATTGGCCAGGATGCTCCCGACCCGGCCCCGAGATCGTTCTCCCCGGCCGTGGGCGAGGCTCCCGTGCCGATCGCCTCGGCCGAGGAGCCTTCGCCCGCCCCTCCGCCTGCCGCTGCGGCTCCCGATTCGTCCGAGGTGGCCGCGGCCGAGGCCCAGGCCGATGCGGAACTCGGTTCCGAGGACATCGTTTCGGCTCCGGGATCCCCCTCCACCGTCGACGCCGTAGCCGATTCCGACGCGCCAACCGCTCCGTCGAGCGTCGTCCTTGCCAGTGCCGAGGGGGCCGATGCGGCGGCGGCCGATGCGGCCTCATCGACCGGGGCCGCCGAGGACTCTGACGCCGATTCGGGATCGAAGGCCATGCGGGCCACCGTGCTGATCGTGGCCGCCTTGACCGTGCGCCGGGGAGGAACTCGCATTCGCAAGTCGCTCAGGTCGGCCTCGGTTCGATCGGCCCGGTTCTGA